TTCATGTCAGACTCTGGAGAATCTGAGCTATAGGGAACAGGAAAGAGGCACAAGAATGGAGCTGTGTGAGAGAACACCTGGGAGCATCGGCTTCTTCCTCTTAAGGAACAGGCTCAGGAGGCCGTCTTCTTGGTGCTATTGGACTCTGGGAAGGGTCACTAACCAAAATCTGAACTGCAACTTCTTGTTCCATCTAAGAAGATGAAAAGTAACCAAAACTAAGGTTATTTCCTTTTCAGGATTCGATTAGGCTTTGATACCCTTATTTCTCCAAACTGAAGATCCCTCTCTGAAGATCCAAATAAGAGAGCAATTAGCAAAGTGGTTTCCACTTTGGGGTGGAAATCAGACAGGATTTTTTAAGTCAGACAGACCTAGGTttaagtcctggctctgccaagTACTAGCCTGTGACCCTGAGTGTCTTAGAGTCTGTTTCTGAACTGTTATATGAAAATAATGATAGTGCCTATTTCATAGGGCTGTTGGGAGATAAAATTGggtacagtgtctggcacatagtagatgctcaataaatgatagttacTGTTTTTCTTAGTGCGTGCTGCTGGAACCATAATAGGAACCTATTTCCCAGTCCTCTGGGACACTTTCCCACTTATATACTTTAGCAGCTCTGTCTAGGGCCCCCAGCACACATTCCCCAATCACTGCATAATTCAAGATTCCTCTGGCCAGCCTATGTGTTCAGGTCTGGCTGTCTTGGGGGACAGCTTTTTGGCCCATAGTTACATGACACTCATGATGACCCTTTCATTTATGATGAAAAGGTCTGTGCTAGCTTAGGAATCTCACCATTTCCCTTTCCTTAGTCCCGTCTAATTCTAAATAACTAGAATTCTGTAGCTAGAATCAGATAAGTAGAATTAGATAGAACACCTAATATCTAATTCTAAAGAAggataagggttttttttttttgagacaaagtttcgctcttgatgcccaggctggagtgcaatggtaagatctcggctcaccacaacctccacctcccgggttcaagtgattctcctgcctcccgagtagctgggattacaggcatgtgccaccatgcctggctaattttgtatttttagtagagacggggtttctccatgttggtcaggctgggctcgaactcccgaccacaggtgatccgcctgccttggcctcccaaaatgctggtattacaggtgtgagccactgcgcccggcctcaaggaTTCTTCAGTTAGGGAAAGATTATATAAAAAGAGTTTCTAGAACTTTCCCTGGGAAGCTTTGTTTTCCCAGAGGAGCCAGTCACCACTACCCGCCCCCCCCAACTCCAATAAAACTATAAGGAAACTAACATTTGCACAAGACTTCCTAGGAGTCCTATATATTTTTCTCCCCAACAACttcttgtccccattttacatatcCAGAAACTAAGCCTCAAGCACTCAATTGTTGGAACTGAGATTTAAGTCCAGATCTGTGTCTTTAGTGCTCTCTCTTTCCACCACTCTGCAGCTACCAGCAgctagaacacacacacacacacacacacacacacacacatacacgcagcACCATAGCTCATTCTGCTCTCAAATTTTGTTCAGGGGCAGCCTCAAGAAATCTCCATTGCCCAAGGGAGTAGACTAGAGCTGTCAGTCAAGCCCTCTGGGGAACACCTTACCCGGGTTCTCCACTAGAGGCCTGAGGCAGTTATTGTGGTTTCCCTTTGTGATGTGTCACTATTTCCAGAGATCCCAGGCAATCCCTCCAGAACAATACCCTCACCCCACTCCCTCCATGGAACAGGTGCAGTACCTGCCATTCCAGGACCCAGATTTGGAAATCATCTCCCAGGGCCCATATGCTTCACTGAAAAAGAAGTCTCCTGCACATTTGGAGTTCTGGCTACTAAAAACTCATGTTAGCATGGGAGTCTCAACACTCACCACCTCCTTCCCCAGGACAGCTTGAGGTCAAGGTCCAGGACAGAAGGGAAAGCAGGGAGAGTTGGCAATGCCTGTCCCAACCAGGTCAGGGACAGTCAACTCCTTGAACTGGAGgcaaggagagaggagggaaggcatGGTCCCTGCAGTTCTCACTAAGCCCCACCCTGATATCCCCCTAGTACCAGTCAGCAAGGAGGGGAGATGACGCCTTTTTATTAAGGTTAACACCAAGGAAAGCATTGAGAAGGAATACACAAAGGAGGCAGAGGGCACACAAAGTCACCACTTGAGGAGGTGGGAGGGCGGCACATCAGTAAAAGAACCTCAGGACAGCCACATGCTCCATGCCCTggttgggggaagagggagggaaaagcGCCATGATAGCTTGGAGCTCGTAGAAAGGTCTGAAGCCCCCTGAACCTAACACCAGAGCCACAAGCCCTGCCCCTGAGGGCTCACACACTACTACACAAGTagacacacataacacacacaagACATTATGAAGGCAACACCGAGAGGCAGTGGGCAAGGACATATTGACAGAAAAAGGAACTGAAGTAAAGCAGGTGTAGCCAGGAGAGACAGTTTTTGGCTGCGGCCCCAAGAGTCCCTCAAATGTCCCCTAAATCTGGGCTGCTGCTGAGCACCCCCGAGTCTCTGCCTGTGAACCGGGCTCTTTGTTCTCTAAGCCCCAGTGAGTGGAAAAGCAATCCCAGATGAAGTCAGTGACAAGGCAGGATCCGCTCTGCATGCAAAATCCTAGAGGTTGAGCTATTATGTCTTCATGCACGTTCATAGCCAGCTCCTCCCAGCCCAGGGGCCCTTGGAACCCCATTCACCCAGATTCCTAGGGCTGCAGTTCCCTCCTCAAGCTTCCTTTACCAATCAGCAGCCGCAGAGATCTGTGAGGGGGAGAGGCTTCTGCAGAGCACTGAATATCCTGGATTTCAGCAGAAGGGTAAATTTCCTGTTGCCAGAACAAAATACCCCCAATTCCTTAATTTCTAGGTAAATTGTTAGAGATTATTTGCCATGGTCCTAGATTAGTCCTTTTTCAGAATAGAAAAAGCAGAATTTTATTTACACAATTCACGGGTTCTCCTGTTGTCTGGGGAGGGGGAAAGGACAGGATAGGGATGGATGGGAGTCCAGAGATGGGCGCTTCCTCTCCCGGAGCCTCGCCTTTCCGCAGTTTGCTATAATTCGCTTAGTTGGGCAGAAAGAATTCTTGATGCTCCCAAAGTCCTTCACCCAACAGATCCTTCCTCgagggagtctctctctgcctgacCCACAAGAGCAGCTGTCCAAGTGAAGCATGCCGCACCGCGCCGTTCAGTCCCCTCGCGTCATGCACTCGGAAACCCAAAGACAGCCCGGGAAGGTAGTGCCCCGCGGAGTTCCCTCACAGGGAGGCCTCGCCCTCCAGCTGCAGCAGGGTAATGTCGGGCACGTCGAGGGGCTCCACAAGTGGCCCGTCCCCCCCAAGGAGACCGGCACAGGGGCTCTCGGGGCGCTCACAGTGACTGGTGGGTGTGGCGGGGCTGGgcatctccttttcttcttcctcgtCCTCCTCGTCCTCGGGATCGCGACCCAGCAAGCCGCTGTCCCCGATCCCAGGCGAAGGAGTCTCCGGCTCTTGGAGGTCGCTCGGGAAGCTCCCCTTGCCGCCGACCACGCCCAAGCCGCCCTGGCGGGGCGCAGTGGTCATAATCTGGCACATGGAGACGATGGCTCGCTGGTTGGCGCACACGTCGTCCGAGAGCACCTGGATGTGCGAGGCCTGCTCGTCCAGGGCCCCCCTCATGGCCCTCACGTCCTCAAACAGAGCTTGCAGCTGGGCTTTCAGGTGCTCCATCAGTTCCTTCATGCCGCCGTTGTACTCCCCGGAGATCACGTCCCCGACTGCCGGCACGGTGGACACCTCCAGGGGCGCCGGCATGTCGCCGCCGTCCTTGGTCATGATCTCCAGCAGACCGTCCTCCATTGAGTGGCAGAAGCGGGTGGCGGCGGCTCTGGGTCGCGTCCAGCCCGGCCTccggggtgggggaaggggtggagggggagaggtCCCGGGAGGGGCGGGCGGGAGCCGAGGGAAGCGGAGGCTCCCGGGACGGGCAGGGAGCCGACGTGAGAGACGAGTCCTGGGCAGAGGGCGCGGGCAGGATCGCGGGAGGCCGAGAAGAGGCGGCGGGACGAGGACCCGGCGAGGGTCCCAGAGCCGGCGTCTCTTGGGCTCGCCCCGGGACGAAAGTGCCCTGCCCTGCCTCGCCTCCCGGATCTCGCCCGTGTCAGCGCCGCCCTCTGGGCGCCACAAGCAGAGAGTGCCTGTGGGTTCCGTGGGTCAGACGCGCTCGCGGAGGGGTCCGGGTCCAGGCTGAGGCCAGCGGCGCGTCGGACTCGGGACTCCCCCAGGCCATTAACGGGCAGCGCCCGCGAGTGTGGCAGCAGCAGCTGGGGCGGGTCTCCCGGCGGTGCCGCGGATGCTCCTCTGTTTCCAAGGCGACGCACGGCACGTAAATGACGTGTGTCTCCATGGTAACCAGGAAGTggagaagaaaaagggaggaTGGCTGGAAGCTGCAGTGGGGCTCTGGAGTGTGGACtagcggggtggggggaggagaggggacgCTGCAGTGGCTTCGGCCAAGGCTGGAAAGAGCGTGTGGTTGCAATGTTTAATAGGGAAGCATGAGAGAGCCGTCTGCTGCAGAAACCTCTAAGTCCAGGAGAGATCGTCCCTCCCCTAGCCGGGGTATGAGACCCAGCGCGACTGCCCTGGAAGGATTTTTCCAGCCCGCATTCCTTTCTCAGAGGATGGCGCTAAAATCGAGTCCTGCCTCCCTGTCCTCCAGCGATGCGCAGGAAAGCGGAGAGGGTAGAGAGGCTGAGTTGAGCTGGGGCACGGTGGCGCTCTGGAGCCGGCCCCACCGGGCCTGGCGGTGCAGAGGTAGGAGGAGGGCACTACGGAGGTTTCTGCAGTAAATCAGCCCTCTCGCTTTAGAAATCACCGGAGCTGGGGAAGGATGGGACTCCCTCCTTTATGAGACCCTACCGCTCCTACCCAGGTCTCTGGGAGTTTGTCCCGGATAGGGAGGCCAAGTACTTAAGTTTTGAGAATAAAAGCTCCAtaagggcagagatttttgtctcCCCTGCACCCTCCATCACGGAATCCCCAGCTcctaaaatagtgcctggcacccagtatGTAGATGCTTCATATAGTTATTGAATGAATAACAAAAACCACCACGTCCCATGCTCTCATCCAGAACCCTCCAAGCCAAACGTAGTGGGTTTTAGGAGACCTGAATTCAGTTTCGTTTctgccatttattcattcagcgaCCTTGGCCacatcattttcctcatctgttagGGAATTGGACTGGATAATCtataatattatttctaattctgaATAACACTCTGCATCATCGCACAGGTGAAAAGGTAAACTGTTGACCGTTGTGTGGAGGGGATGGATGGGGGGGACTGCGTGTTAGAGTAATTCCCGCTCTCTCTTTCAGTGCCCAAGTTCAGACATACACTGAGTATCCCCAACCTTTGTGACAAGCCCTTTCCCTATTTAAGGGGTGGAGCAGGAAGGgcggaggaagaagaaaaattgtctttaatATATGTAGATGATTCCAGATTGAGAAGGAATCGGCACCTGGGCAGAGCACACTAATTAATAATGACCCTAGGAAATTAGGGAAGCCAAGTGATCAGAAATCAAAAATGAAGTTCACAAGAATAAATCTGGGAAAGAGAAACAAACTATATCACTTCAAGATAGAGAAGAACTAGGTAAAGGTGAGTGTTTTGTAGACTGGCGGTTCAGTGACAGCAAATGTGTTACCGTTGGGTTTCCCTGGTTATGTGCTTGGTGACAAAGAGTGAGGCTGGCCCAGGGAAACTTTTGTGACACTAGAGGACTGTTTGGCCTATACCAATCTTACTgctattaaaatagaaacaagtgGAGACTATCCTAAATGACCAGCAGCAGAATGTTTAAATAAACTAAGGCAAAATTGCTGATATATAaagtattatgcagccattagAAATTTGATTTcccaaaacaaatatatgaacaaatttttaaaacacagtattGTATTTTCTGAAGCTAATGATTCAATTCTATTTGCTTgctcatttcttccttcattctacAGATTTCCAGGACTCTCACCTTGGTTAGGACTCCTGCCTCTGCTCTGTACCCCACACGTGGCAATAACACCTTAGATTACTCCTGAAACTCTGGCTCAGGAGAGGACAGAAGTGCTTTTCCTTGGTTTCCATAAGCACAGCTGAAGTGGGCTGGTGTTTACAAAGAGACTTTATTAAAAACTATaggaaaactagaaatagaaacagGACACATGAAAACAGCTGAGCTTACACAGCATAAGTTTCTGATTATATTACAGCAAGCATGTTCTCAGGGCTTATGGGTCCAACCCTGCTTTCATCCTTCGGAGGAGGGCTCTGCTATAGCCAGAAAAGACTGGCATGGCTTTCAGGCTTTCTGTCTGGGTCTGTTACTTTACATCTCTTGACAAGCACTTCACATGGAAGATTTCATCTTGCCAATTCACCCTTCAGGTATATCCCTGCCTTGTACCTACAAAGAGTGACTCTGTCCCAGTGGGGGACCGCTCATCATTGAAATCCCATAAGCTTACATTAAGCATAGCCCCCATACAGGAGGAGCTATGGTATGTCATCATACAAGGCCTTTTGCCACTATTGTTGAGGATGTGAAGGCTTTCAGCATAAGATTACATCATGCTGTCCAGAGGTGCTGGCCATGAAGTCCACTGAGAGTACAAGGGATCTGAGCCCAGAGGGAGGGAAAATTATTGGAGAAGCACAAAAGGCCATGGGAAACATGTGCAGAGATCAAGCAGTTTGGCTGGTCCAGTCAAGTTCCAGGTCAAACATTTGACAACCAAGGGTAGGTGGGAACTGGGGGAGTGGACCAGTAGCAGGATTTGAAAATATAGgaaggtggctgggcgcggtggctcatgcctgtaatcccagcactgtgggaggctgaggtgggtggatcatatagatcagtagtttgagaccagcctggtcaacatggtgaagccctgtctgtactaaaaacacaaaattagctggtcatggtggtgggcacctgtaatcccagctactccagaggctgaggcaggacagtcgctcaaacccgggagacagaggttgcagtgagccaagattgtgccactgcactccagcctgggtgacagagcaagacttagtcgaaggagagagagagagagagagaaaagaaagaaagaaaaagaaagaaagaaagaaagagaaaaagaaagagaaagaaagaaagaaagaaagaaaaagaaagaaagaaagaaagaaagagaaagaaataaagggaaggggaaggggaagaggaaggaaaagaaaagaaaagagaaaggaaaagaaaaagaaaatataggaaggaGACATTGGTGCGTCTGATAGAAAACCAGATCATTTCAGGAACTCTGTGTGAAAATGAGATAAGGTAGAAAAGTCTAGTCTCAGGAAAATAAGGAGAACAGAGGCAGAGCCTCAGTTGGCTAGCCGGGTTACAGGCCTGGGCCCTCTGGATCCCAATGCCCTATAGTTAGTTGCATGGGTCCATTTCCAAGCAAAAGGGGGCCAGATGTGTACCCTAGCCATCCTACTAGAATATTCAGAGGAACTGCCACATAATAAGAGAATATAACCCCTGCACAGCTTCTGCTTCCTGCTTTTCTATTATCCTCTGGGAATCACCTTAGCTATTCTCTTCCTTCATTCCACTCTCATCAATCTGTGATAGGGACAGACCCTCATGCTGTCTACATATAGGTTTCCATCAGGTACCCCTAGTTTCAAACATCCCATTCTCACTAAAATTGGGATTCAGAAGAGGCTCTGCCATTTTCGTCTGTCTGGTGTCTAATGTATCTCTAGTTTCTATTTTCTATAGCTGGTGTATTTTTTGCACTATAAATCTGATGATGCTGGTGAGGGTCAGGTCTAAAGCAATGATCTAAAATGAGACTGCTGTACCTTAGGCCCCAAATCCCAGACAGTATCCCCCAAATATAACTTTTATGAAGCTGAGCTGTTTTGTGGCCCATCGCAGCATGATATCACATTCAAAAGAAACATATCCAACagccaaaagaattaaaaagcaatttagatttttattacaGTCTCTGGGCGAACTCTAAAGGGGTTTACATTCTTAGTGCACAGCGAAACATCTGAaacttgtcttccttccttctctatttGTTCCACACATTATGGCATAGCTGTTGCTGCtggtctctctcctttctccccaaaCACTCCCACACTTTCTCTCAAGCCTGGCCCTTGCTTTCTCACTCCCTGGCTCTCTTCACTTCTTGGatgtattctttttctctcctccaagAAGCTTCCTGTCCTCACGTAAATCAGGCCAAGCTTATTTTAGCTCTTTTGATTCTGTCCCTCATTCCCCCAATCTGCATGAGTACTGGGAATCCCAGCTATCAATTACAGGGGTCTTCTCAGAGGATAAAAAAGATGGAGAGGCTGAGAATATTTGCATTGTTGTGGGTTTTGCCTGTCACATAGACTAGTTTTTCTCAGCACCAGAGAGTGGTTTACCTGGCATTACAGCCAATCTGCTTTGTTCATCTCCCTGACGTTTGCACAGAGAAATGGACATGGTGGTTTGCAAAGACCCTGGGCCCTTATGAGCCTCTAACTGGAGAGGGGATCCAACTGTCCACACCCTCAAGATTATTTAGTGTTATAGACATGGCCGTGTGGTGAGCCACCTACCCACACCTCATGTAAGGCCTGAACTACACTTCCAGTTGCTTGCTCTGTGACCTCAAACTATTTTTAGGAGTCTTTAAGGCTACCCCTAACCCGTTATTTATCTTCCATATTAACTTAACTCAGAGCAAGAATTCTAGGGGACCTTCCAACTTCTCATGCAATATGAATCTCCACTGAAAATAACCCCCCAttccaattaaacctgttttgcCAGTGTCATCCCATCTCCCCTTTCTGCACTGCCCCCTGCAGCAGCTTCTCTTAGATCAACGCGTGCAGAGGCTTTTTCCCCTCTCAGTGCATATTCAAACATGTATTCAGTGTCACTGTGATGTCACCAGTTCCAACCCGAGTCTCTAGGTAGCTGGCCAtggacacagaagcattcagaacTCCAGAGCCACCAATGATCCCTGGTGCATGGCCTCAAGCACCTTCCATCttttccataaattattttgCCCCCCAGAAAGTTGCCATTTTTGCAACAGCTTAGAGCCTGGTTTGGCCCCAAGTCAGGCACTGATAGTGCTGCACCACCTGAAAAACCAATTTCTAGTTCAATGGGGGCAATTTTGTTTGACCAATTTCCTCTCCCAGAGTATCAGTCCAATTTGAAGGAAATCATGTCCAAATATCTATGGTAGGATAGGGACTATGATATGTGTGCCATAAACTTCCCTTCCATTAAAGGTATTTTTAGGAATTTAATGTTCCTCATAGCTGACTTATGCAAACTTCCAGGCCCTTCCTTGCCTGTCATATCTTGAGGAAGTCTGTGCTATTCTATCCTACGCAATTCTACAAAACTTTATAGGTCTCCCTCTTACTAATACATCTAGTTATACTAAGTCCACCCCTCTCAGAGGCCCCCCCAAATAGTGTCAAAAGTTATTTCTACCACATTCTCAAGGGCCAGCGAGGCACTATCAGTTATAGTTTAGCAGCCACTGTAAGGGTGCATTCTGTTTCCATTGCCCAGACACAAATGGAGACTATACTAGTATTTGTGATGATACCATGGACAGGGGCCCCAAAATGTAATCCATGTCTTCAAAGTACTGTAGAAGTGCTAGATCTTAGGCAAAAGTGAGGAGAAGGACCCTTTCCCCCAACTTTTCCACCTAGAACCCCGAGGGCCCTATTTTAAGAAATCTTGCCTGAAAATAGCTCCATCTTCTGTGGTTGACCACTCATTCACAGTTCATAGGCACAATGCctgctcttttgtttgttttaaagcacCAGGATCACTTTCATCCTGGAACTCTAAtccttttgctttgctttattctTCTCCACGCCAGTTATCAATATCTGTTAtcctgtatttttgtttatttattttatgtattatttatttatcttttactcCCAACTAGGGTGTAAGATCCATTAGGGCAGGGGGTTTGTTTTCTTCACTGTCTTATCTGTagcacctagaatagtgcctggcacatggcagatgctcaataaatatgtgttgaatagataaatgaatgaagtcTAAATCCATacctagaaaaagaaacaactccCTTAAGGACATGCAGTCTGCAGAGCTCCATCTCTGCCTTTTCTTCGAGAACATTTTAGCTTTTTCAGTTTCAACCGTCTACTTTGGTAATCTACAGCTTATGGTCACACTATTAAGTGGCCCTGTTGGTGGCCTTTCTTGAACAAAGGAATAGTTACTTCAGAGACAAATAGAAGTCTCTATTTCTTACAAAATAGAAAAGCGCTTGCACCTTTGAAATGAGAGCTGCCACCACCCCTCTAACCTCCCTTGGGATATTCCACCACTATCCCCATCGAAGTCTCAAAGATACTAGGACCAAGGTTTGTCAGAACTCAGGGTCAAAGAAATGCACGCTTTCTGCTCCCCTCAGCATTACCTGGGAATGGGATGATATCAAGCCTCTATCTTCATACTGCATGTTAAGGAGAACTCCTGACTTATATTCTTATTCTGGTGGAGACAGCCTCAGAAAAACTACCCTGTTTCTGGTTGTAAGATTAGTAGCTAACTGAGAAAGGGACATTATGAACACAGAGATTACTATGCTTTAAAGCTAGTGTACGTCTTCTCTTTGGGTTCCTAAACTGGTAGACTATGGTGATTTAGCGTAGCGTTAGCACCGAGTTACACGTTTTACTGTAATAAAATTGAGTCCTTTTTGTCCCTTGCTGCCTCCTTTCCTTACTTCTGTTCTAAAACCAAACCAGAAACTCCCCACATTGATCAAATATATAACAAAAGATATATAAAGATCAGCCTTCCCAGGAtagtaaaactaaattaaaacCAAACAGCAAATAtggatcagaaaaataatattccaGAAATTGAGGTTGGTCTCTAAACAACCTAAGTGAGACATTTTTAGTAAGATCTTGTTATTCTCCACAGTGCTGTCTGGGTCTCTAAGATGCGGAAGGGAACAGTATGTGAGGTTTGCTGGTAATTGCCTggatcaaatgaatgaaactgaGTTAGATTCTCCTCAGAGGATGATTCCGAGTCACACATCCAATCTCTCATTCATCCCAGTTCATCCATCACCATATCACACACTGGCTTCCAGCTGCTTCTTATACTATTAAAAACCAATTCCCTCTTACCTAAGGCATTAGTGGCTTTTGCTGCTCATTAGAACAATGAGTATCATCCAAGACACCTCCaggtatattaaataataaactgCTCACAATTTCACATTATTCACACTGAAATCACTGATGTTTAAATTGCAGGGAGGCCTGTTGGACATAAGCTTCTCTGCTTCATACTTGTGGACTTAAACTAGTGTGTTAGGGGAGATTCTCTTCCTAGAAAGGAGGGATTGTGGAGAAAGATTCTAAGAGATGGAGATAATGTAATTTGAAACTTACTgctgttaatttgagatctaagACCTAATGGAAGAAAGCAAATAGTCAATAGATGTGACAGAAGGAAAAGCTAGAAAGAACTTCTCAAAGGATTTTTAACTCTGAGACAAACTAGCGTTATTCCTACTTCCACTGTGAGGTCAAGATGCAGGATAAGGCATTTAGGttagatttcttaaagaacttgaGAGCGATGGATGTGTGAGAGAGGAACGAGCCTGCATTTCCTCTCCAGGAATCCTTGAAAACCAGAAGACAGTCTTACTTGTCTGAGTTTAGCTTGGATATGAGATTTACATATCCCTGAGACCAGCTCTGTGCTATCAGCAATTCTACCTCCCACATTTTAACTCCAAACCAAAAGTTGAATGAATCCTGAAATGATTGCATGTTTTTCACAATAGGAAGATTACCACAGTCTCTTAATACCCACAGATGCTTCTCTAATCCATTTCCTTCTCCCTATTTCCCCAAGCAATGCCATACTCAGGCCCTTGCAATCTCCTGCCTGGAAGACTATTCCTCTGCTGCATGTGATTAGAGGCTAGCAGATCGGACAGTGCAGCTCTAGGATTTACAATATACACCTGTAACATATCATAGTCTACTTTCAAATAGTGTAAAAATCTTATAACAATTTGCTTTCAGTTTCTCCcttatgttttttattgtttttgtcataCATATTGCTTCTACGTGCGCTAACACCCAactggatttttattatttctactttatatagtcatttattttttttcaagagattAAAAAGTGagaggttgggtgcagtggcttatgtctataatcccagcactttgggaggccaaagtgggaggatcattggagcccaggagttcaagaccagcctggacaacatggtgaaaccccatttctgcaaaaaaaaaaaaaaaaaaaaaaaaatacaaaaattagccgggcatggtggcacgcatctgtagtgccagctactaaggaggctgagagaggaggattgtttgagcctgggaggtcgaggctgcagtgagctgtgatcgcaccattgtacgccagcctgggtgacagagcaagactgttttaaataaataaatagaaaatgttttaactattttacttatatttatcaCTTTTCACactctttatctttttatattgatcaaatttttgttatcatttttcttttgcctgaagaacttcctttaacatttcacCTTTGTTGGcataaaaaaagtctttatttcacctttatttctGAAAGACGTTTTTGCGAGGTAGAAAAAATTCTGGCTCAATCTTGTCTTTCACTTTACAtagcttttaaaagaaatctgttggcatttttttttattcctctacATCAGGGATGGCAAACTTTTCATAAACATCCATACAGTAAATCTTTTAGGCTTTGgaagccatatggtctctgttgcaactaccaGCTCTGCCATTGTAACACAGAAACAGCCATAGCAAATACATAAATGAGTGTGTATGGCT
The nucleotide sequence above comes from Nomascus leucogenys isolate Asia chromosome 8, Asia_NLE_v1, whole genome shotgun sequence. Encoded proteins:
- the CCDC184 gene encoding coiled-coil domain-containing protein 184 — encoded protein: MEDGLLEIMTKDGGDMPAPLEVSTVPAVGDVISGEYNGGMKELMEHLKAQLQALFEDVRAMRGALDEQASHIQVLSDDVCANQRAIVSMCQIMTTAPRQGGLGVVGGKGSFPSDLQEPETPSPGIGDSGLLGRDPEDEEDEEEEKEMPSPATPTSHCERPESPCAGLLGGDGPLVEPLDVPDITLLQLEGEASL